The following proteins are co-located in the Sporolituus thermophilus DSM 23256 genome:
- a CDS encoding 3-hydroxyacyl-CoA dehydrogenase family protein: MQLADIKNICNLGTGTMGFGTALAFAMAGYNVRMFGRSAASIERGYSSIKAALATYREHGLVEEADIPAIINRIKGVTTLEEAAEGADFVIESIAENLETKREVFAKMDKLCGPHTIFATNTSGLSPTAIAEAIERKDKFVVAHFWNPPHLVPLVEVVPGKHTAQETVDITWKLMEKIGKKPVALNREALGFIGNRLQLALLREALYIVESGIASKEAVDTTMKYSLGRRLATTGPLESADLGGLDIFYNISSYLLADLCNSTEISPLLKEAVEKGTLGAKTGTGLYDWTPEALAKVKKTRESVLIEWLRKDKEGQVF; this comes from the coding sequence ATGCAACTGGCAGACATCAAGAATATCTGCAACCTTGGTACCGGCACGATGGGGTTCGGCACGGCCCTTGCCTTTGCCATGGCCGGCTATAATGTGCGCATGTTTGGCCGCTCGGCGGCGAGCATCGAGCGCGGCTACAGCAGCATCAAAGCGGCGCTCGCTACCTACCGGGAACACGGCCTGGTCGAAGAAGCCGACATTCCCGCCATTATTAATCGGATTAAAGGCGTTACTACTTTGGAAGAAGCGGCGGAAGGCGCCGACTTCGTCATCGAGTCCATCGCCGAGAACCTGGAAACCAAGCGGGAAGTATTTGCCAAAATGGATAAACTGTGCGGGCCGCACACCATCTTTGCCACCAATACTTCCGGCCTTAGCCCGACGGCGATTGCCGAAGCGATTGAGCGCAAGGACAAATTCGTGGTAGCTCACTTCTGGAACCCGCCGCATCTGGTGCCGCTGGTCGAGGTGGTGCCTGGCAAGCATACGGCACAAGAAACGGTGGATATCACCTGGAAACTAATGGAGAAAATCGGCAAAAAACCGGTAGCCCTCAACCGGGAAGCCCTGGGTTTCATCGGCAACCGCCTGCAGCTGGCCCTGCTGCGCGAAGCGTTGTACATTGTCGAAAGCGGCATCGCTTCCAAAGAAGCGGTCGACACGACCATGAAGTACAGCCTTGGCCGCCGGCTGGCCACGACCGGTCCGCTGGAAAGCGCCGACCTGGGCGGGCTGGATATTTTCTATAATATCTCCAGCTATCTATTGGCCGATCTCTGCAACAGTACGGAAATATCGCCCCTCCTCAAAGAGGCGGTGGAAAAAGGCACCCTTGGCGCCAAGACCGGCACCGGCCTATATGACTGGACGCCCGAGGCGCTCGCGAAAGTCAAGAAGACGCGGGAAAGCGTGCTTATCGAATGGCTGCGCAAAGATAAAGAAGGACAGGTATTTTAA